In Mycolicibacterium neworleansense, the sequence CCCGCATCTGGAGCGGACGGGTCAACGCCCAGCTGGCCAAGATCGCCACCGACCTGCCCGCCGGCTCCGCGCTGGATCTGGGCTGCGGCGAGGGCGGTGACTCCGTCTGGCTGGCCGAAAACGGCTGGCAGGTCACCGCCATCGACGTCTCCGACACCGCGCTCGCCCGGGCCGCCGCCGAAGCGCAGGAACGCGGCGTGGCGGACCGCATCACCTTCGAGCGCCACGACCTGTCCGAGAGCCTCCCGGACGGCCGCTTCGACCTGGTCTCCGCCCAGTTCCTGCAATCGCCCATCGCCATGGACCGTGCCGGGATCCTGCGCCGCGCCGCCGGTGCGGTGGCCGACGGCGGCCTGCTGGTCATCGTCGATCACGGTGCAGCGCCGCCCTGGGCTCCCGAGCATGTACGGAAATTCGAGTTCCCCAGCGCCGACGACGTCGTCGGCTCGCTGAAGCTCGACGACACGCAATGGGAACGCGTCCGCGTGGGAACCGACGAGCGGGAGGCGACCGGGCCCGATGGACAGCACGGCATCCT encodes:
- a CDS encoding class I SAM-dependent methyltransferase — encoded protein: SPGPIAADALVVDGFTRTSVPGLFAAGDLSAQMPQVAAAVASGSQAGAAVVQHLLGQDVGLPVPPWPTQTAVTTQYWERHYGQRPRIWSGRVNAQLAKIATDLPAGSALDLGCGEGGDSVWLAENGWQVTAIDVSDTALARAAAEAQERGVADRITFERHDLSESLPDGRFDLVSAQFLQSPIAMDRAGILRRAAGAVADGGLLVIVDHGAAPPWAPEHVRKFEFPSADDVVGSLKLDDTQWERVRVGTDEREATGPDGQHGILIDNVMVLRRVG